The sequence TGGGGATCAGCACCTGGAAGATCTTGTCCTCCATACGGAAGGCCTTGACCCGCTTCTCCAGGTTGGCCTTGGCCTTTTCCTCCTGCCCCACGTAGGTGTGGACCGCGTACCATTCAATGCTCATCGCAAGAGTCCTACCAAGAAGCGGAAGACCAGATCGTAAAGCCCCAAGACCACCATGGCCACCAAGGTAAAGATGAGAATGGCCTGGGTACCCTCCACGATCTGCTCCCGCGTGGGCCAGGTGACCCGGGCAAGCTCGGCCCGGGCCTCCTGGAAG is a genomic window of Thermus albus containing:
- the secE gene encoding preprotein translocase subunit SecE; this translates as MFTRIVRYFQEARAELARVTWPTREQIVEGTQAILIFTLVAMVVLGLYDLVFRFLVGLLR